In the Wyeomyia smithii strain HCP4-BCI-WySm-NY-G18 chromosome 2, ASM2978416v1, whole genome shotgun sequence genome, one interval contains:
- the LOC129719979 gene encoding uncharacterized protein LOC129719979 has translation MVEFLEEEICLKFSRPRIVLSDNGKQFESLLFKSWLSRHQIAHMKTAFYCPQVNNAERVNRVVITCIGSLLDGNHREWDENIPAILAAINTAKHESTGVSPHEANFGRNLLLHTDLYTQQGLNIPDDPKVAQNLRLSTIHRIQQLIIQRIRNSYEQSKRRYDFRKRVVSFKVGDVVCRRSFVLSSKANQITSKLEPKFVPAIVEEILGTNLYELEDILDGKKGKFHAKDIKAD, from the coding sequence ATGGTGGAATTTCTGGAAGAGGAAATCTGTTTGAAGTTCTCGCGTCCGCGAATTGTTTTATCCGACAATGGGAAGCAGTTTGAATCGTTACTCTTCAAATCATGGCTTTCACGACACCAGATTGCACATATGAAAACAGCGTTTTATTGTCCTCAAGTCAACAACGCAGAGCGCGTTAACCGTGTTGTAATAACTTGTATTGGCTCGTTGCTAGACGGTAATCACAGAGAATGGGACGAAAATATACCGGCCATCCTCGCAGCAATCAACACAGCTAAGCACGAGTCAACTGGAGTGAGCCCTCATGAAGCGAATTTTGGACGGAATCTGCTACTCCACACGGATCTCTACACACAGCAAGGACTGAACATCCCAGATGACCCCAAGGTAGCACAGAATCTAAGGCTATCAACAATACACCGAATACAGCAGCTGATTATTCAGCGTATCAGGAACAGTTATGAACAATCGAAACGAAGGTACGACTTTCGCAAAAGAGTGGTATCTTTCAAAGTGGGAGATGTAGTTTGTCGCAGATCGTTCGTGTTATCATCAAAAGCGAATCAGATTACAAGCAAGCTGGAGCCGAAGTTTGTACCAGCAATCGTGGAAGAGATACTAGGCACAAACTTGTACGAGTTAGAGGACATATTAGATGGGAAGAAAGGTAAATTCCATGCGAAGGATATTAAGGCCGATTAG